The Papaver somniferum cultivar HN1 chromosome 6, ASM357369v1, whole genome shotgun sequence genome segment TACCACAAAGACTTTTATATGATTCTCACTTTTAgcaattttataaaaaaaaaataaataaataaaaagataccTGAACCCGCCTGGATCACATTTAGACAGATAGAAGCAGGATCCCACCGAAATCATGAAATAAAACTCCATTTGCGTTTTTGCTAGATAatgttttcgaattttaatatttttcgtaaaTTAGTTGTTTGATTTAAATGCGGTTTGAGACAGCTGATCAGGTAAAACAAATAATGTCCACAAACTTGGACAACAAGATGATGTACTTGGGCCCCAAGTACCACACCTAATTCTAGTTATCTACATTCCCATTTTACCAaaaaccccttcttcttccttcagcCGCCTTTAATTAGCGTTTGAGCGTTTACGTAAATTTGACTAGTCATAATTCTAGTACATTCCACCTAATGGACCGTCTATGCCAAACATTTAGGAACTCTTGTCGTGAAGCTCAAGAATTTTCAATACGTGTCAAAGTCGTTTCCTCAACACGTTGCAATTTCATAACCCCATTACAACACCAAACCCACCGTGTGACTGGCTAAAACGTTAACGACAAAACTTGCCGTCTATTAAAGCACTATTCACAAAATAGGTTATTTTAACCCACGTTAAAAAAGGTTAAAATTAGTTCTTTCCTTAAACCGCCTTTGCCTGAGATAAATATCGgggttctcttcttcatctccaagaaagaaatcaaaacttaAAATTCACAGCTGAAACTGATACAGAAAAACAAGAATCAACGAACGTTGAATTGAAGATGTTTAGTTCAAAGAAGTTAGCTGGTTCAATGCTGAATCAAATTCGTCCGCACTTACAATCATCATCAACAGGAGGATCAATAGTTAATCAATCGGCCAACGGATTACTGTTGAAAACAAGGTTTCCGGAGATTGGTATGCGGAGAGCGAGTACGATAGCATTAAGTGAAGAAGAAAAGCACAGGGAAGAGAAAGGAGGGTTTGGTGGTTCTTCAGCTGCCGCCGGTGGGAATAAGGACGGACCGGAGCAGAATGGAGTTGCTAGTTATTGGGGTGTTAGCCCAAATAAGTTGGTTAAAGAAGATGGTACAGAGTGGAAATGGAAGTCATTCAGGGTAATTAAAATTTGTTAATTGAattcttttaattgattattgtttgaAGATTGATTTGCTGACGAAGGTGTTTTGGTGATTTGGAACATGCAGCCATGGGAAGCATATGAACCTGATATGTCAATTGATTTAACGAAACATCATAAACCAACAAATATGATGGACAAATTTGCTTATTGGACTGTCAAAGCTCTTCGTTATCCTACTgacgtttttttccaggtatgaATTATGTCTTTTCACATTTTATTCTTTGATTTTGGTATATTCTTGAATAGAATTTAGCAAAAATCCCTTGATTAATATGAATTAGAGGTTATTTATTTGTTGGTGATGAGAAATTTTGTAGTCTAAGAGGTTGTAAGGCTTAGTTTGGTGGTTACTACATCTTTGGAAGATTGTGTGCCCGCCACACAATTTGATTTCCTTGATCTAGTGGCCAAGTCTGTGTAGCATATTTGGACATTTTATTTGGCTCATAGCAACAGATATTGGACGCGTTGTTGGCATTTATTTCTTGACCCATGGAGAGTAATGTCTCCCTGACGCCGCCTTATCCGAACATTAAGGTGGTCACATTTGTATAGTTTGCTAATGCTAATAAGGCATTCAGAATTGAACCAGATGGAGTCAGGATTTAGACCCTTGGTGAGTTAGTTCTGATGTTTTAGCCTAGTCAGGCATTCTAGATGAGCTAATTATGATAGAATCAGGACTCAGGATAACCATGTGCTTTGGGACCTGACTCTGTATAGTTGCTAGATCAATTCCAGCTGGAGATAAAATTTATGTCCAATTGAAAAAATGCAAATTCTTTGCTTATGGCATTGTCAATTAGTTTTTCTGACAACCGGGCTAATCAAATTTTTGGTCATTAAACAGAGGAGATATGGGTGCAGAGCAATGATGTTGGAAACAGTGGCAGCAGTACCAGGGATGGTAGGAGGAATGTTATTGCACTGTAAGTCTTTACGACGCTTTGAACATAGTGGAGGTTGGATCAAAGCATTGCTGGAAGAAGCCGAGAATGAAAGAATGCATCTAATGACATTTATGGAAGTAGCTAAACCAAAATGGTATGAAAGAGCATTAGTAATTGCGGTACAGGGAGTGTTTTTCAATGCCTATTTCTTATCTTACATGATTTCGCCAAAGCTTTCTCATAGAATTGTTGGGTATTTGGAAGAAGAAGCAATTCATTCTTACACTGAATTTTTGAAAGAGTTGGACAAAGGAACTATTGAGAATGTTAAGGCACCTGCTATTGCCGTCGACTATTGGAGGTTACCTGCTGATGCTACATTGAGAGATGTTGTTATGGTTGTTAGAGCTGATGAAGCACACCATCGTGATGTTAATCATTTTGCTTCAGTATGTTTTCATATCTAATGTCTTGTATTTTGTATCTTTAACTATCCCGTATTTTTTTGTTGCTTTGGGTTctgaagttttgaaactttttTGTTACAGGACATACACGTTCAAGGGCATGAACTCAAGGAATCAGCAGCTCCAGTTGGGTACCACTGAAAGTGTTCTTAGCTTATTTGAGACATCCTAAAAGTTGGAGACCAAGTATTTCCTTTCTTTTGTGTCTTTATATTTTGTCCGGATTTGGGGGCTTATCTTTATATGAGTATACTTGGCTCAGATGTATCTATAAATAAAAATAGAGAAAATTTATTCGACATATATTTGAAATTTTGCGATTCTGATTTTTGAATCCCGTCTTACATGTATGTTTTCCTGTGTGGGTTTACAATACCATGCAATGCTGACAGTGACAGAGGTTATCAGTTGTGGCCAAAATTTGGTCTAATTGTCGCGATTAAATTGCATATTATCTGTCAGTTGATCAATTAAAATTTAGATTCAAGAGCATGAAGAGTGTGGACGAATGATTTACCCTTGATTTTGAGGTCATTCATAGGGGCGGTTTCAGAATGGAAGTGTATACCGGCTGGTGTAGGTTAAGGAACTACAGATGATCATGGAGTACATAGCAATATAGCATCATCTTAATTTCTTTTGTAGAACTCAAAACAAACATCCAGAGTGCCTTTCAAGTTCCTCCGAGGTCATATATCACTGCTGCTTCTACCTTGAAAGTAGGTTACCGTTTTAATCGCTTCATGGCCTCTAATGTAAACTATATTATTCTCGAGGGTACCAATATTCATATAACATAATCTAAAAAATATACCAAcacaaattgttttttttttctcccaGTACTACACTCTCTATTAAACTAGTTCCATTAGAAATGTAATGCTATGTCAAAGTGTCCACTAAGTAATTCCACATTTGTCCAGCTACAACACAATAACTGAAATTACAAAGTGAATGCAAAGAAACCTTTCTCAGCTCTGAATTTATCCAATAAAATGAATCTTACCTTCAACTTTTGTGATATTTAAAAAATCTCCAATGGCAACTTGGTGTTCATCCTATATATAACTATTGGGATGTGAGAATAAGAGAATAAATTTCcataatttatagaggtaaaaaacTACTCATCCCGATCATAAGATTTTGGAAACATCTTAAACCGTTTGTTTAAAACTTAAATAATTAAATTCTTAATTAATATTTCTAGAttttgatgattatgatgtttaaTTCCTCTGAGAAAATCTCTAAAACCAAAGGATAAGTTAGAGGATGTTTGAATAACTACTTCACATGTCATTCTCACATTTATTTATGAGGTTTTCGTTGGAGAAGTTGTTTGTGTTAAAACACTAACAATCTCATGTAGCCTATAATATAGGAATTTTTCAAAGtctcattggagatgctcttatagcATCTCCAACTGGTCCTCGAGTATTTTCTTATGTGGATGTCGTAGGAGAACGAACATCTTTTTAAGAAATGCTGAATGAAACCATCTTCATTGGGATTTTTTTCCATTGAAAACTTTGCATACATGTACAAAGCCTATTAGGTGAccagttttattttctatttgtgaAGGTTTTCTCACCGAAAAATAACTAACTTTTAAAAGCATTGAAATATTGTTCACATCCTCTGGTTTTAGAGGATCTCGTAAAGGATGACTTGATAACTGTATTAAACTCATCTTCACACTCTTTCTTCAAATTGGAGaggaattttaataaaaattgGACATATCCTAGGTGGTCGATCATATATTTAGGAAGGTAACGTTCTCCCGTTGGAGATGATCTTATGTTCGTCCATTTAAtatgaaccttcttcccattactccctTTTTAGATttatcggaagagaattggattgactgttcttttgcaagttagtctttctccaatttggatcATCGGATCTatgaatttatccttttgataaccattacgattgtgaaaaggattcgtatgatgtttataggaaaatctaggtttatcacagcacttataattttgcctaaaggttggacagttacaacctgtaacattAAGGAGATTATTCTTAACATataatattggtttcacaacttcttttgatgcccaaacaagaacataatgaagtttctcattccttatacgaaaacgacatctcctttctaggtgacctttattttcgCAATAGTGGTAAACATAagaaatgttcttacctcgatccgtgcgtgctgtctttggaggttgatatgcttttctctttcgaaccttaactgctagtgaaggtatttcacttttgggTTGACTGTTCTTTTGCAAGTTAGAGaatcagatcttgtcttcatcTTTATGAATTtctccttttgataaccattatgattgtgaaaaggattcgtatg includes the following:
- the LOC113287001 gene encoding ubiquinol oxidase 2, mitochondrial-like translates to MFSSKKLAGSMLNQIRPHLQSSSTGGSIVNQSANGLLLKTRFPEIGMRRASTIALSEEEKHREEKGGFGGSSAAAGGNKDGPEQNGVASYWGVSPNKLVKEDGTEWKWKSFRPWEAYEPDMSIDLTKHHKPTNMMDKFAYWTVKALRYPTDVFFQRRYGCRAMMLETVAAVPGMVGGMLLHCKSLRRFEHSGGWIKALLEEAENERMHLMTFMEVAKPKWYERALVIAVQGVFFNAYFLSYMISPKLSHRIVGYLEEEAIHSYTEFLKELDKGTIENVKAPAIAVDYWRLPADATLRDVVMVVRADEAHHRDVNHFASDIHVQGHELKESAAPVGYH